In Acidovorax sp. GBBC 1281, a single window of DNA contains:
- a CDS encoding pseudouridine synthase, with protein MHNRHDPRVLPMRDGVSPSCVALPSTGEGSLLDFLVERLPAVGREGWLQRMAAREVVDEFGVPATAERPFAPGIRLYYYRALEQETTIPFEEAVLYRDDHILVADKPHFLPVVPTGRYLQHTLLVRLKRRLNLPDLTPVHRIDRDTAGLVLFSVQRETRGAYQALFRDRRIAKTYEAVAPWRDDLAFPREHASRMEESPQFFRMQEVPGEPNTLTRIEVLQVAGAWARYRLSPVTGKRHQLRVHMAALGLPLRGDAFYPVVNDPPEGDFSQPLQLLARSLVFDDPVTGAARRFDSARELRPLDGGVDRSNRAPPCL; from the coding sequence ATGCACAACCGCCACGATCCCCGCGTCCTGCCCATGCGCGACGGGGTGAGCCCCAGTTGCGTGGCGCTGCCCTCGACTGGCGAAGGCAGCCTGCTGGACTTCCTGGTGGAGCGCTTGCCTGCCGTGGGCCGTGAAGGCTGGCTGCAACGCATGGCCGCGCGCGAAGTGGTCGACGAGTTCGGCGTGCCGGCCACGGCCGAGCGGCCCTTCGCCCCCGGCATCCGGCTGTACTACTACCGGGCCCTGGAGCAGGAAACCACCATTCCCTTCGAGGAAGCCGTGCTCTACCGGGACGACCACATCCTCGTGGCCGACAAGCCGCATTTCCTGCCCGTGGTGCCCACGGGCCGCTACCTGCAGCACACGCTGCTGGTGCGGCTCAAGCGCCGCCTGAACCTGCCCGACCTCACCCCCGTGCACCGCATCGACCGCGACACGGCCGGGCTGGTGCTGTTTTCGGTGCAGCGCGAAACGCGCGGTGCCTACCAGGCCCTGTTCCGTGACCGCCGCATCGCCAAGACCTACGAAGCCGTCGCGCCGTGGCGCGACGACCTGGCCTTTCCCCGCGAGCACGCCAGCCGCATGGAGGAAAGCCCGCAGTTCTTTCGCATGCAGGAAGTGCCGGGAGAACCCAACACGCTCACGCGCATCGAGGTACTGCAGGTGGCCGGCGCCTGGGCCCGCTACCGCCTGTCGCCCGTGACGGGCAAGCGGCACCAGTTGCGCGTGCACATGGCCGCGCTGGGGCTGCCGCTGCGAGGCGACGCTTTTTATCCCGTGGTCAACGATCCGCCCGAGGGCGACTTTTCGCAGCCGCTGCAGTTGCTGGCGCGGTCGCTGGTGTTCGACGACCCGGTGACGGGCGCCGCGAGGCGTTTTGACAGCGCCCGCGAACTGCGGCCGCTGGACGGAGGGGTGGATCGATCGAACCGCGCCCCGCCGTGCCTATAA
- a CDS encoding IS630 family transposase, translating to MPNATTRTEIALSEVERAELTSMARSRSLPAALSLRARIVLTCEGTDKASTAVAQALGISRSTVTKWRGRYARHRIAGLYDELRPGRPRTVDDERVAELITKTLHTKPADGGTHWSTRTLAADTGISKSTVARYLQTFNLKPHRADSFKLSTDPLFIEKLRDVVGLYLNPPDNALVLCVDEKSQCQALERTQPMLPMGFGYVEGVTHDYVRHGTTTLFAALNVMNGQVIAQCRPRHRHQEFLAFLRAIDKAVPDELDVHCIADNYASHKHPKVRAWLAERPRWHMHFVPTYSSWLNQVERFFSIITTRAIRRGSFTSVKDLINKIDTFIANYNQSCQPFTWTATADSILEKLARLCGRINGTGH from the coding sequence ATGCCCAATGCAACGACCCGAACAGAAATTGCGCTTAGTGAAGTGGAGCGCGCGGAACTGACGTCCATGGCGCGATCACGTTCGCTGCCAGCGGCGTTGTCGCTCAGGGCGCGCATCGTGCTGACTTGCGAAGGCACAGATAAAGCCAGCACCGCGGTTGCGCAGGCTCTGGGGATCAGTCGTAGCACTGTCACCAAGTGGCGCGGGCGCTATGCGCGCCATCGCATTGCAGGGCTTTACGACGAGTTGCGCCCGGGTCGCCCCCGCACGGTAGATGACGAGCGTGTTGCTGAGTTGATTACCAAGACGTTGCACACCAAGCCTGCTGATGGGGGTACCCACTGGAGCACCCGCACGCTGGCCGCCGATACGGGCATCAGCAAGAGCACGGTGGCGCGCTATCTGCAGACCTTCAACCTCAAGCCGCACCGGGCCGACAGCTTCAAGCTGTCGACCGATCCGCTGTTCATCGAGAAGCTGCGCGACGTTGTGGGGCTGTACCTGAACCCACCTGACAACGCGCTGGTGCTGTGCGTGGACGAGAAGAGCCAATGCCAAGCTTTGGAGCGTACGCAGCCGATGCTGCCAATGGGGTTTGGCTATGTCGAAGGTGTCACGCACGACTACGTGCGCCACGGCACCACCACCTTGTTCGCGGCCCTGAACGTGATGAATGGCCAAGTGATCGCGCAGTGCCGGCCCCGGCATCGTCATCAAGAGTTCCTTGCCTTCCTGCGCGCCATCGACAAGGCAGTGCCCGACGAACTGGATGTGCACTGCATAGCTGATAACTACGCCAGCCACAAGCATCCAAAGGTGCGCGCTTGGTTGGCCGAGCGGCCTCGCTGGCACATGCACTTCGTTCCGACCTATTCAAGCTGGCTCAATCAGGTCGAGCGCTTCTTCTCGATCATCACCACGCGGGCAATCCGCCGTGGCTCGTTCACCAGCGTGAAGGATCTGATCAACAAGATCGACACATTCATCGCGAATTACAACCAGTCCTGCCAGCCGTTTACTTGGACAGCTACAGCAGACTCCATCCTCGAAAAACTCGCCAGACTATGCGGGCGAATTAACGGGACAGGACACTAG